The Thermococcus thermotolerans genome contains a region encoding:
- a CDS encoding carbohydrate ABC transporter permease: protein MNDETKYALKKIGFYTAVFTAAVWILIPIVISFLYAFTSKADYYDPTKIIPTSFTSEYVNTILFTLGAWDGIKNSVIVAVLTIIISFVLGVPAGYSIAKYMFPGKDHIKLSIVALRMFPIPVMAIPLLVLYIDLRLADTLLGVALAHTAMALPFVVLITSSIFAGVSKEYEEAAMVFGLTRFGSFRKITLPLALPGLAAAAMFTFVMSWNEVFVASILTLNNRTLPAQILSIMAGSSGGAAPDYYKFAAAFIMTLPAMLFILFARRYLITMWGITLK, encoded by the coding sequence GATTCTACACTGCGGTCTTCACTGCCGCCGTGTGGATACTGATACCCATCGTGATATCCTTCCTCTACGCATTCACCAGCAAAGCGGACTACTACGATCCCACAAAGATAATCCCTACAAGCTTCACGAGCGAGTACGTCAACACCATACTCTTCACCCTCGGCGCGTGGGACGGCATAAAGAACAGCGTCATAGTGGCGGTGCTCACCATTATCATAAGCTTTGTCCTCGGCGTTCCTGCCGGGTATTCGATAGCCAAATACATGTTCCCGGGTAAGGATCACATAAAGCTATCCATCGTTGCCCTCAGGATGTTCCCAATCCCGGTGATGGCGATACCGCTCCTGGTTCTCTACATAGACCTTCGCCTGGCAGATACTCTCCTGGGGGTTGCCCTGGCTCATACGGCAATGGCCCTTCCCTTCGTAGTCCTTATAACGTCGAGCATCTTTGCGGGCGTTTCCAAGGAATACGAGGAGGCAGCGATGGTCTTTGGACTGACCCGCTTTGGCTCCTTCAGGAAGATAACCCTACCCCTGGCCCTTCCGGGATTGGCTGCCGCTGCCATGTTCACCTTCGTCATGAGCTGGAACGAGGTCTTCGTTGCATCGATTCTCACCCTGAACAACAGAACCCTGCCGGCCCAGATACTGTCGATAATGGCCGGCTCCAGCGGCGGTGCCGCTCCCGACTACTATAAGTTCGCGGCGGCCTTCATAATGACCCTCCCGGCGATGCTCTTCATCCTCTTCGCCAGGAGGTACCTGATCACTATGTGGGGTATAACGCTCAAGTGA